In the Pseudomonas orientalis genome, one interval contains:
- the rpmE gene encoding 50S ribosomal protein L31: MKADIHPAYETIEVTCSCGNKFETRSNLCKPLGTDVCNECHPFYTGKQKTLDTGGRVQRFADRFGAFGKKPAATPAE; this comes from the coding sequence ATGAAAGCCGATATCCATCCAGCGTACGAAACCATCGAAGTCACCTGCAGCTGCGGTAACAAGTTCGAAACCCGTTCGAACCTGTGCAAGCCACTGGGTACTGACGTATGCAACGAGTGCCACCCGTTCTACACCGGTAAGCAGAAAACTCTGGACACCGGCGGCCGTGTACAGCGCTTCGCAGATCGCTTTGGTGCTTTCGGCAAGAAGCCTGCTGCTACTCCAGCAGAGTAA